One Mangifera indica cultivar Alphonso chromosome 4, CATAS_Mindica_2.1, whole genome shotgun sequence genomic region harbors:
- the LOC123213635 gene encoding receptor-like protein 6: MLCSPEQSVALLHLKNTFSLDKYASADCDNFNQFSGCTKTESWKEGSDCCLWDGVTCDKLTRHVIGLDLSRSWLVGFINENSSLFLLHHLQRLNLACNNFLGSQISPKFGKFTKLTHLNLSHSNLFGLVPTEMFLLSDLISLDLSNLYLSMDQHGFNKLLQNLTELRYLHLDFVDMSTISIGSLVNLSSSLISLNLCDNQMQGKFPNEIFLFPFLQRLRLSSNRDMTGNLPEFNKSSSLKILDLSILSFSGKLPDTFGNLVYLNYLSLYACNFHGSLPPSLGKLTKITYMDLSANSFTGQVPISVSKLVQLTWLSLEYNNFSGSFPDVLCNLSKLETISLSTNNFSGQLPTSVFTLNGLLSLDFSFNQFQGQFPSRISGLSYLRVICLEINLLKGRVPAWLFALPSLESLYLSYNKLTDLIEQLQQVGPIRDVDLSDNEIHGPVPDLFFQLLSLSYLKLANNNFSGNVQLEMLSELKNLTSIDLSYNAFLSLTGKVVLPQLAQVLLSSCSITKVPIFSGTSSLRVLDLSNNTISGRISQLELGNCSQLYYLNLSHNLLTSFEYIPSMVDLTLDLSSNILQGQLVDLPTRVFFFSASNNDPTGEIPPSFCNLSAPYSLDFVP; encoded by the coding sequence ATGCTTTGTTCCCCTGAACAAAGTGTTGCTCTACTTCATTTAAAGAATACCTTTTCCCTTGATAAATATGCTTCTGCAGATTGCGACAACTTTAATCAATTTAGTGGGTGTACTAAGACAGAGTCCTGGAAAGAGGGTAGTGATTGCTGTCTGTGGGATGGTGTCACTTGTGATAAACTCACTAGACATGTGATTGGCCTCGACCTTAGTCGGAGCTGGCTTGttggctttatcaatgaaaataGCAGTCTCTTCCTCCTCCACCATCTCCAGAGGCTCAATCTAGCTTGCAATAACTTCCTTGGATCGCAAATCTCACCCAAATTTGGTAAGTTCACCAAATTAACACATCTAAACCTTTCTCACTCCAATTTGTTTGGCCTAGTTCCCACCGAAATGTTTCTCCTATCTGATCTTATTTcacttgatctctccaacctTTACCTAAGTATGGACCAACATGGTTTCAATAAGCTCTTGCAAAATTTAACGGAATTAAGATATCTTCATCTTGACTTTGTTGACATGTCTACTATTTCAATTGGTTCTTTGGTAAACCTGTCTTCTTCTTTGATATCCCTCAACCTTTGCGATAATCAAATGCAAGGCAAGTTTCCAAATGAAATTTTTCTATTTCCATTTCTCCAGAGGCtaagattatcatcaaatagAGACATGACAGGTAATTTGCCAGAGTTTAATAAGAGCAGTTCTCTCAAAATACTGGATCTCTCTATCCTAAGTTTCTCAGGAAAATTACCTGACACATTTGGCAATCTTGTGTACTTAAATTATCTGTCTCTTTATGCATGCAATTTCCATGGGTCACTTCCACCATCACTCGGAAAACTTACCAAAATCACCTATATGGATTTGTCAGCCAACAGTTTTACTGGACAAGTCCCAATTTCAGTATCTAAACTTGTCCAACTCACTTGGCTATctcttgaatataataatttttctggAAGTTTTCCAGATGTTTTGTGTAATCTTAGTAAATTAGAGACTATATCTCTCTCCACTAATAATTTTAGTGGTCAGTTGCCAACATCAGTATTCACCCTGAATGGACTTCTTTCTTTGGACTTTTCTTTTAATCAATTTCAGGGTCAGTTTCCAAGTCGGATAAGTGGTCTTTCATATCTACGTGTCATCTGCTTAGAAATAAATCTTCTAAAGGGCAGAGTACCAGCATGGCTGTTTGCTCTGCCATCATTGGAGAGTTTATATCTTTCCTACAATAAACTCACAGATCTGATTGAGCAGTTACAACAGGTTGGTCCAATAAGAGATGTTGATTTAAGTGATAACGAGATTCATGGTCCAGTTCCagatttgttttttcaacttttgagtCTCAGTTATCTAAAACTTGCAAACAATAACTTCAGTGGCAATGTGCAGTTAGAGATGCTTTCAGAGCTTAAAAATCTAACAAGTATTGATCTTTCATATAATGCGTTTTTGTCATTAACAGGAAAGGTCGTCTTACCTCAGCTTGCACAAGTCCTTTTATCTTCTTGTAGCATAACTAAGGTCCCGATTTTCTCAGGTACTTCAAGTTTACGAGTGCTAGACCTTTCCAATAACACAATCTCTGGTCGAATTTCCCAGTTAGAGCTTGGAAATTGTTCCCAATTGTATTACCTAAATCTGTCTCACAATTTGCTTACCAGTTTTGAGTACATTCCATCCATGGTCGACCTTACACTTGACCTTTCATCCAACATACTCCAAGGACAACTTGTGGATCTACCAACTcgggtttttttcttctcagcCTCAAACAATGATCCGACTGGAGAGATCCCtccatcattttgtaatttgagCGCACCTTACTCTCTTGACTTTGTCCCATAA